In bacterium, the following are encoded in one genomic region:
- a CDS encoding MaoC family dehydratase, with protein MKGKRTDELRVGMTASFSKTISEHDVYAFAGITGDFNPVHIDAEAAAKSMFGARVAHGVICAGLISTVFGMKLPGPGAVYLSQSLRFRKPVFLGDTVTAEVEVAEIDAVKNRVRFSTRCVKQDGSVVAEGESTLMPPVE; from the coding sequence ATGAAAGGTAAACGCACAGATGAACTGCGGGTCGGCATGACGGCCAGCTTCTCGAAGACAATCAGCGAACACGATGTCTACGCATTCGCTGGCATCACAGGGGATTTCAACCCCGTCCATATCGATGCTGAAGCCGCTGCGAAGAGCATGTTCGGTGCCCGAGTGGCACATGGGGTTATCTGTGCCGGACTCATTTCGACGGTGTTCGGGATGAAACTGCCGGGTCCCGGCGCCGTGTACCTCTCGCAAAGCCTGCGTTTTCGCAAACCCGTCTTCCTCGGAGATACCGTGACCGCGGAAGTGGAAGTGGCAGAGATTGACGCAGTGAAAAATCGCGTACGGTTTTCCACGCGTTGCGTCAAGCAGGACGGCAGCGTTGTGGCAGAAGGGGAATCCACCCTCATGCCGCCAGTAGAATGA
- a CDS encoding CocE/NonD family hydrolase → MRYRYIWILLVILFSTGQLSAQLPYVETAVTMRDGKEIATDIYHNGGIAAKPVILVQTPYNKRLYRVSLNLPKTVFPLDTSAYHYVFADWRGFYGSKDAAAGTYDRGLDGYDLVEWIAAQPWCNGKVGTYGGSALGMIQFQTASHHPPHLVCAMPMIIDYRTDYNDYYYGGVLRREHVESLSGLGFVTVGIITSQPVENAVWDIIREQNDYPDEIAVPLLMVSGWYDHYPTDVLRAFHDLRERSDVNVRSQHKLIMGPWLHSTVDHENQGEMTYPESANVAKEAALQFFAYHLLGAKNGWPLQPVLRYYQMGDNTWQTADSWPDVASAEQSWYLHDDGSLTPAAPAASEQSRTFSYDPRDPSPSHGGARFNPFDNTVDPGPIDIRTLVEQRDDVLLYTSAELTQAVRVQGGMQVDLHVQSDRTDTDFSVRLCDVQPDGRSIILTDGIIRARFREGTDKEILLTPGETVGVTITLQEMAHTFLPGHRIRLIIGSADYPRFDINLNDGGELYTDGDTLVATNSIMHALSTPSRLLLETASPVSSASGIAQPTELRIKAIAPQPWTGNSPLTIVCSGRELLSGGEVRIYDLLGRVRQRIAVPPSNGNVTLQWNGLNADGTPASAGIYLLQLHTRSSSRSRQILRLSAH, encoded by the coding sequence ATGCGATATAGATACATCTGGATCCTTCTCGTTATTCTCTTTTCCACAGGACAGCTTTCCGCGCAGCTCCCCTATGTCGAAACCGCTGTCACCATGCGTGACGGGAAAGAAATTGCCACGGACATCTACCATAACGGTGGAATAGCAGCAAAACCTGTGATCCTGGTGCAGACACCGTACAACAAGCGGTTGTACAGGGTGTCGCTGAATCTCCCGAAAACTGTTTTCCCCCTCGATACCAGTGCGTATCACTATGTTTTCGCGGACTGGAGAGGATTCTACGGTTCAAAAGACGCGGCGGCTGGTACGTATGATCGTGGGCTCGACGGCTATGATCTCGTTGAATGGATAGCCGCGCAGCCGTGGTGCAATGGGAAGGTCGGCACCTATGGGGGATCGGCACTGGGAATGATTCAGTTCCAGACCGCCAGCCACCATCCACCGCATCTCGTCTGCGCGATGCCGATGATTATCGATTACCGTACCGACTACAACGATTACTACTACGGCGGTGTGCTGCGGCGTGAGCATGTCGAGAGCCTGTCCGGGCTCGGTTTCGTCACCGTGGGCATCATCACCTCGCAGCCGGTGGAAAACGCGGTCTGGGATATCATCCGGGAGCAGAATGACTATCCTGACGAGATCGCCGTTCCTCTGCTCATGGTCAGCGGCTGGTACGACCACTACCCGACCGATGTGCTTCGGGCCTTTCACGATCTCAGGGAGCGCAGTGATGTGAATGTGCGCTCTCAGCACAAACTTATCATGGGACCCTGGCTGCACAGTACTGTCGATCACGAAAACCAGGGAGAAATGACGTACCCGGAGAGCGCAAACGTGGCAAAGGAAGCAGCCCTGCAATTCTTTGCCTATCACCTGCTGGGTGCGAAGAATGGATGGCCGCTGCAACCTGTGCTTCGATATTATCAGATGGGCGACAATACCTGGCAGACAGCTGACAGCTGGCCTGACGTCGCGTCAGCAGAGCAGTCGTGGTATCTGCACGACGATGGCAGCCTCACACCTGCTGCTCCTGCTGCCTCCGAACAATCACGTACTTTCAGTTACGACCCCCGCGATCCCTCTCCATCCCACGGCGGTGCCAGGTTCAACCCCTTCGACAACACCGTTGATCCCGGTCCTATCGACATCCGCACACTCGTTGAGCAGCGTGATGACGTCCTTCTCTACACCTCGGCAGAGCTCACGCAGGCTGTCCGTGTTCAGGGCGGCATGCAGGTAGATTTACACGTGCAGTCGGATCGAACAGACACCGATTTCAGCGTACGGCTCTGTGATGTGCAGCCTGACGGACGCTCCATCATCCTCACTGATGGCATCATACGTGCCCGGTTTCGCGAGGGCACGGACAAGGAGATTCTGCTCACCCCCGGTGAAACGGTGGGAGTGACGATCACGTTGCAGGAAATGGCGCACACGTTTCTCCCCGGACACCGTATTCGTCTCATAATCGGCAGTGCAGACTACCCCCGTTTCGACATCAATCTCAATGACGGCGGAGAGCTGTACACCGACGGGGATACATTGGTTGCCACGAACAGCATCATGCACGCGCTGTCCACTCCTTCACGTCTGCTGCTCGAAACCGCCTCCCCCGTCTCCTCTGCATCGGGTATCGCGCAACCCACGGAGCTCCGCATCAAAGCCATCGCCCCGCAGCCGTGGACAGGCAATTCGCCTCTCACCATTGTGTGTTCAGGACGCGAGTTGCTGTCCGGCGGGGAAGTTCGCATATACGATCTGCTCGGACGCGTGCGGCAGCGCATCGCCGTCCCTCCTTCCAATGGCAACGTGACGCTTCAATGGAATGGATTGAATGCCGATGGCACCCCCGCGTCTGCAGGGATATATCTGCTGCAGCTGCATACCAGATCCTCATCCCGTTCCCGGCAAATTCTGAGGCTTTCAGCACACTGA
- a CDS encoding DUF2179 domain-containing protein — MEFGFLQSDSVLQYIVFPLLIFLARVIDVTLETIRIILISRGLKLVASIMGFFEILVWLIALGQIMQRLTDPINYIAYASGFAVGNYVGIWIENRLAMGLAILRIITQNNFMEIVIAIQSMGYGTTYVEAHGEKGPGVIVFAVVKRKDVRNITTVIRKIDHDAFYTVEDVRSVSQATFPTQRVGRRSSRFGMMKRVGK, encoded by the coding sequence ATGGAATTTGGTTTCCTGCAGTCCGACTCGGTACTGCAATACATTGTATTTCCGCTGCTGATTTTTCTGGCGCGCGTGATCGACGTGACGCTTGAGACCATACGGATTATCCTGATCTCCCGCGGACTCAAGCTCGTCGCCTCCATCATGGGATTTTTTGAAATCCTCGTCTGGCTTATTGCGCTGGGACAGATCATGCAGCGTCTTACGGATCCGATCAATTACATCGCATATGCGAGCGGATTCGCCGTCGGAAATTATGTCGGGATCTGGATTGAAAATCGCCTGGCGATGGGACTCGCCATTCTGCGTATCATCACGCAGAACAATTTCATGGAAATCGTAATCGCCATTCAGAGCATGGGATACGGAACGACATATGTGGAAGCGCATGGGGAAAAGGGACCGGGCGTTATCGTTTTCGCTGTTGTCAAGCGCAAGGACGTGCGAAACATCACCACTGTCATACGGAAAATTGACCATGACGCGTTCTACACTGTCGAAGATGTCCGCTCCGTCAGTCAGGCGACATTCCCGACACAGCGTGTAGGTCGCCGTTCATCCCGTTTTGGGATGATGAAGCGCGTTGGGAAGTAG
- a CDS encoding alpha/beta hydrolase → MTRLYLSLILILPMIAGCSSARFYYDAAPLPFEDIDYSFSMQSATVNGSVIAWHDSGGEGEVLLLVHGLASNAGFWRYNVADLTAAGFRVIAVDLPGYGKSGKSFSTPYGMKYYAETLDALLKHLNVGKATVVGHSMGGQIAMTMVLDGSSHVKRLILLSPAGIERFKDGEGRWMKGAVTPEFVMATDEAAIRANLASNFSCWRDELEWMVEERVRMAKVPEFERFAYAVSRCVAAMIDEPVWKDLEKLTVPILVVGGENDNLIPNPYLHGGYTADVFRDGVARMPDARLEMVSHAGHMLQIDKPEVINRLIINNMR, encoded by the coding sequence ATGACACGTCTTTATCTGTCACTTATCCTGATTCTTCCCATGATTGCCGGTTGTTCCTCCGCACGGTTTTACTACGATGCCGCGCCACTTCCTTTTGAGGACATCGATTACTCATTTTCAATGCAATCGGCCACGGTGAATGGTTCCGTCATTGCCTGGCATGACAGCGGCGGTGAAGGTGAGGTCCTTCTTCTCGTCCATGGTCTCGCGAGCAACGCTGGTTTCTGGCGGTACAACGTCGCCGATCTGACGGCCGCTGGCTTTCGTGTCATCGCTGTTGACTTGCCAGGCTACGGGAAAAGCGGGAAGTCCTTCAGTACACCGTACGGCATGAAGTACTACGCCGAGACACTCGACGCGCTGCTCAAGCATCTGAATGTGGGAAAGGCGACAGTGGTTGGACATTCGATGGGCGGACAGATCGCAATGACAATGGTACTCGATGGCAGTTCGCATGTGAAGCGCCTCATCCTGCTCTCACCGGCTGGCATCGAGAGATTCAAGGACGGTGAGGGACGCTGGATGAAGGGAGCGGTGACTCCTGAGTTTGTCATGGCAACGGATGAAGCAGCAATTCGGGCGAACCTGGCGTCGAACTTCTCCTGCTGGCGCGATGAGCTTGAGTGGATGGTAGAGGAACGGGTCCGTATGGCGAAGGTGCCGGAGTTCGAGCGCTTCGCTTATGCGGTGTCACGTTGCGTTGCTGCAATGATTGACGAACCGGTGTGGAAGGATCTTGAAAAGCTTACCGTTCCGATCCTGGTCGTTGGAGGCGAGAATGATAATCTCATCCCCAATCCATATCTCCACGGGGGATATACGGCTGATGTGTTTCGCGACGGCGTTGCACGAATGCCAGATGCGAGGTTGGAAATGGTCTCACATGCAGGTCACATGCTTCAGATCGATAAACCCGAAGTGATCAATCGCCTGATCATCAACAACATGCGGTAG
- a CDS encoding amidohydrolase family protein, whose product MRLVTVTIFLLAFSTSTASSQTSNTAREVVAITNVRVVHTHEKRVVEDATVLLREGKIAWVGKAEEAQLPGEGKVIDGTGKYLIPGLVDGHIHFFQSGGLYTRPDALDLRSRVPYDEELDSIRANFRDVFRRYLRCGITTVADAGGPMWNFDVRALARSMRVAPRVFLTGPLIASYQPDALTTDDPPIIKVTSPEEARALVRREVEKQPDFIKVWYVVSEKLGLDVEQFRPTCEAIVDESRKAGLPVWAHATQLETARAAVEAGADVLVHDITDEEVDKQFLELARERGVILVPTLWVFQSYALVFAGQFTPTKEELAFADPRVLGSLFDIRGLDESALPERAKALQGKSGLDIPNPVALANVHALHDGGVRIAAGTDAGNIGVLHGPSLFRELELMHEAGMDAHDVLISATLQGAALVGREQQQGSIQAGKAADLVLLNSNPLDNLENCADISLVFKDGYVFDPDTLLPRTPVHLAQMQLNAYNARNLDAFLEPYAEDVEVYTFPSTLQYTGKQHMRELYGEFFSEAEALHCRLVGRISYQNTVIDREYVTGIPGRDNIEAVAIYEMADGFIQKVWFIQ is encoded by the coding sequence ATGCGTCTTGTCACCGTCACGATATTTCTTCTTGCCTTTTCCACCTCAACTGCATCCAGTCAGACATCCAATACCGCGCGTGAGGTGGTTGCCATCACGAATGTGCGGGTTGTGCATACGCATGAAAAACGGGTCGTGGAAGATGCGACGGTGCTGCTGCGGGAGGGTAAAATCGCATGGGTGGGAAAGGCGGAGGAAGCGCAGCTTCCGGGTGAGGGCAAGGTTATAGATGGGACGGGAAAATACCTGATACCGGGGCTTGTTGATGGACATATCCACTTTTTTCAGTCCGGCGGACTGTACACACGACCTGACGCCCTTGATCTCCGCTCCAGGGTACCTTACGACGAGGAGCTCGATTCCATACGTGCGAATTTCAGGGATGTGTTTCGCCGCTACCTGCGGTGTGGAATAACAACTGTGGCTGATGCAGGCGGTCCGATGTGGAATTTCGATGTGCGAGCTCTCGCACGAAGCATGCGCGTTGCACCCAGGGTTTTTCTGACAGGACCGCTGATTGCATCCTATCAACCGGACGCCCTGACCACGGATGATCCGCCAATCATCAAGGTCACTTCCCCCGAAGAGGCGCGTGCGCTGGTTCGCAGGGAAGTAGAAAAGCAACCGGATTTCATCAAAGTCTGGTACGTTGTATCGGAAAAGCTCGGCCTCGATGTCGAACAGTTTCGACCCACCTGCGAGGCCATCGTTGACGAAAGCCGGAAGGCTGGACTTCCCGTCTGGGCGCATGCAACGCAGCTGGAAACTGCACGCGCGGCGGTTGAAGCAGGGGCGGATGTCCTGGTACACGATATCACCGACGAAGAAGTCGACAAACAGTTCCTGGAACTGGCACGCGAGCGCGGGGTCATTCTCGTACCAACGCTATGGGTGTTTCAATCATATGCACTGGTGTTCGCCGGACAGTTTACGCCGACGAAGGAGGAACTCGCCTTTGCGGATCCACGCGTTCTCGGAAGCCTGTTCGACATTCGTGGGCTTGATGAATCAGCGCTGCCAGAACGAGCGAAAGCGCTGCAGGGGAAAAGCGGGCTGGACATTCCAAATCCGGTCGCTCTTGCGAACGTCCATGCGCTGCATGACGGCGGTGTGCGCATCGCTGCGGGCACGGATGCCGGCAACATTGGCGTTTTACACGGCCCTTCCCTTTTCCGTGAACTCGAGTTGATGCACGAAGCAGGAATGGATGCGCATGACGTTCTGATCTCCGCAACATTGCAGGGCGCTGCACTGGTCGGCCGTGAGCAGCAGCAGGGGTCCATCCAGGCAGGCAAGGCTGCGGATCTTGTCCTTCTCAACAGCAATCCCCTCGACAACCTGGAGAACTGCGCGGACATCTCGCTGGTGTTCAAAGATGGATATGTGTTCGACCCGGACACCCTCCTTCCGCGTACTCCCGTGCATCTGGCACAGATGCAGCTCAACGCGTATAACGCGCGTAACCTGGACGCCTTCCTTGAGCCGTACGCAGAGGATGTGGAAGTCTATACCTTTCCATCCACTCTGCAGTACACCGGCAAGCAGCATATGCGCGAACTGTACGGAGAGTTTTTCAGTGAAGCGGAAGCATTGCACTGCCGGCTGGTGGGACGCATCAGCTATCAGAATACCGTCATCGATCGCGAATATGTCACAGGTATTCCGGGGAGGGATAACATTGAAGCCGTCGCCATTTACGAGATGGCGGACGGCTTCATTCAGAAAGTCTGGTTCATCCAGTAG
- a CDS encoding TonB-dependent receptor, whose product MGLRIFGLTLFLLCTVPPLFAQSILLEGTVRDRNSYRPIPDVAITVTGKNIGTTTDISGRFSLRLEDLPLNTDLMFRHVSYDELHITLKDLRGKKEVLLQPRIIPLQSAEITGERREDLAHRELPQRVETIEAREFEIRGYVDAGDLLRTDHSVQVDEEISGTKRISIRGGNTDEVIILYDGIRLNSNYSNTFDMSLIDLADIERFEIIKGSNTVLFGSEAFSGVINIVPKEDRDYSLRATQQIGSYDSGIWGLQLFQRYGHMTGSYSVRNGGQKRAFSDMPEYKLTNNSLHHSANVGWTFGGSDGTKNELRAQWRYSSVEYVNERDVENLDDLDQLAGLQYNGSIGGVDDLTLALSWNNLSQDITIRDQAVALARSTAEDAFNVRLEKGWDTGLLDLRFSYQFSSADLDLEDQLLAYNMEPVGVAAARLQRERHGFVGIGKMHGETGSDFFQTFNVDMSLRQDIVTDARVDATLREDSRLDGLFDNHDWSHTLFKFAVNLRGLKEDFLLDVFLTYGNNIKYPTLQQQILTPALLYDNQEYSSLDPERNRSVELGATLAREISSGAVSGWEITGSFFQNSYVNKFRPIASPGIPLMIYDNVDDAQISGLEGSIGVYFFGKKLLAEFGNSRYFISEQAAFPFKSDSKQTLSLSVDHEGYSLQLFHFSESEQIGLLRSTDGGWTEVTLPSFSNLDIHASKHFPIGRLRFFLNVSLRNILNDSETTLSGLAIRDRRYYVTGGVQF is encoded by the coding sequence ATGGGGCTGAGGATTTTTGGGCTCACGCTGTTTCTCCTCTGCACTGTTCCCCCGCTGTTCGCACAGAGCATCCTGCTCGAGGGAACGGTGAGAGACAGGAACTCGTATCGACCCATCCCCGATGTCGCAATCACCGTTACGGGGAAGAACATTGGAACGACGACGGATATCTCCGGGAGGTTCTCCCTGCGCCTTGAAGACCTCCCGCTCAATACTGATCTGATGTTCCGGCATGTCTCTTACGATGAATTGCATATCACACTCAAGGACCTTCGCGGGAAGAAGGAGGTGCTGCTCCAGCCGCGTATCATTCCCCTTCAGAGCGCAGAAATCACCGGGGAACGCCGTGAGGATCTCGCGCATCGCGAGCTGCCGCAGCGCGTGGAGACCATTGAAGCACGCGAATTTGAAATCCGCGGGTATGTGGATGCAGGGGATTTGCTCCGTACCGATCACAGCGTGCAGGTCGATGAAGAGATCAGCGGCACGAAGCGTATCTCCATCCGCGGTGGCAACACCGACGAGGTCATCATCCTCTACGACGGCATCCGCCTCAACAGCAACTACTCCAATACCTTCGATATGTCGCTGATCGATCTGGCCGACATCGAGCGCTTCGAGATCATCAAAGGAAGCAATACGGTGCTCTTCGGTTCGGAAGCTTTTTCCGGGGTGATCAACATCGTGCCGAAAGAGGATCGGGATTATTCGCTGCGGGCAACGCAGCAGATCGGCAGCTACGATTCCGGAATCTGGGGATTGCAGCTGTTCCAACGCTACGGCCATATGACCGGGAGCTACAGCGTGCGCAATGGTGGACAGAAGCGCGCCTTTTCGGACATGCCTGAGTACAAGCTGACGAACAACAGTCTGCACCACAGCGCAAATGTGGGATGGACCTTCGGCGGCAGTGATGGAACGAAGAATGAACTGCGTGCACAGTGGCGCTACTCCTCCGTTGAATATGTCAACGAACGCGATGTCGAAAACCTCGACGACCTGGATCAACTTGCCGGATTACAGTACAACGGAAGCATCGGGGGCGTTGACGACCTGACACTGGCACTCTCGTGGAATAACCTGTCGCAGGATATCACCATTCGCGATCAGGCAGTCGCGCTTGCGCGCAGTACTGCGGAAGATGCGTTCAACGTTCGCCTCGAAAAGGGGTGGGACACGGGATTGCTCGACTTGCGCTTTTCCTATCAGTTCAGTTCAGCGGACCTCGATCTGGAGGATCAACTCCTGGCGTACAACATGGAACCGGTCGGCGTCGCGGCTGCACGCCTTCAGCGGGAACGACATGGTTTCGTCGGCATTGGCAAGATGCATGGCGAAACGGGTTCGGATTTCTTCCAGACATTCAATGTGGATATGAGCCTGCGCCAGGATATCGTCACCGATGCGCGTGTCGATGCGACACTTCGCGAAGACTCCCGTCTCGATGGACTATTCGACAATCATGATTGGAGCCACACGCTTTTCAAATTCGCCGTGAACCTGCGTGGACTGAAAGAGGATTTCTTGCTGGACGTCTTTCTCACCTACGGCAATAATATCAAGTATCCGACCCTGCAGCAGCAGATTCTTACACCCGCACTCCTGTACGACAATCAGGAGTACAGCAGCCTCGACCCGGAACGCAACCGCAGCGTGGAACTCGGGGCGACACTCGCACGCGAGATATCCTCGGGCGCCGTCAGCGGCTGGGAAATTACCGGCAGCTTCTTCCAGAACAGCTACGTGAACAAGTTTCGTCCGATCGCCTCCCCGGGCATTCCCCTCATGATTTATGACAATGTGGACGACGCCCAGATTTCCGGACTGGAGGGCAGCATAGGTGTGTATTTCTTCGGGAAAAAACTGCTGGCAGAATTCGGGAATTCCCGCTATTTCATTTCCGAACAGGCGGCGTTTCCGTTCAAGAGCGACAGTAAACAGACACTGAGCCTGTCAGTCGACCATGAAGGATATTCCCTGCAGCTGTTTCACTTCAGTGAGAGCGAACAGATCGGCTTGCTCCGCAGCACCGATGGAGGATGGACGGAAGTGACCCTGCCTTCATTTTCCAACCTGGATATCCATGCCAGCAAGCATTTTCCGATCGGCAGGCTGCGCTTTTTCCTGAACGTGAGCCTGCGCAATATTCTCAATGACAGCGAAACGACACTCTCCGGTCTCGCCATTCGCGATAGAAGATACTATGTCACGGGAGGCGTGCAGTTCTGA
- a CDS encoding long-chain fatty acid--CoA ligase, whose translation MIGVSPRTDWFQRWALYTPHSLALTDEASGRSFSYGEANTIINRLAGIFRDEYKIGEGERVAVLAANEIEYIFVFFALQKCSAILVPVNFRLAAREVSQQLRDADPSLLIWQERFSETVDTLDADVQHISRVRFDGNDSIITRMFNESIPVEHIEQKTDFDSPCMILYTSGTTGVPKGAIITHGMLFWNSINTSMRLNIVQADRTLTFAPFFHTGGWNVLTTPFLHRGAHVILLKKFDPAHILTLCDTARISILFGVPTMMDMMAHAENFDAVKLDSVRYAIVGGEPMPVALIRTWQEKGVPIRQGYGLTEFGPNVFSLNETDAERKIGSIGFPNFYIDTRVVDEKGNDCADDEIGELLLRGPVCTPGYWNNPDATAAALHEGWLRTGDLVRRDAEGYFYVVDRKKDMFISGAENVYPAEIEHFLRQHPDIEAVAVTGVPDERWGEVGKAWVVLREGAALSEDDILAYCHGKLAKYKIPQHVAFLEALPVSDSGKILKKQLRQMHDER comes from the coding sequence ATGATCGGCGTATCCCCGCGTACCGACTGGTTTCAGCGCTGGGCTCTGTATACACCGCATAGCCTCGCACTGACCGATGAAGCTTCGGGCAGAAGCTTTTCGTATGGTGAAGCGAATACCATTATCAACAGACTGGCGGGTATTTTCAGGGACGAGTATAAGATCGGGGAGGGGGAGCGTGTTGCTGTCCTGGCCGCCAATGAAATCGAATACATTTTTGTGTTTTTCGCGTTGCAGAAATGTTCGGCCATTCTGGTACCGGTCAATTTCCGCCTTGCTGCACGCGAGGTATCGCAGCAGCTCAGGGACGCAGATCCATCGCTGCTGATATGGCAGGAACGTTTTTCTGAAACAGTAGATACGCTCGATGCGGATGTGCAGCATATTTCCAGAGTGCGTTTCGATGGGAATGACAGCATTATCACGCGCATGTTCAACGAGTCCATTCCAGTTGAGCACATCGAACAGAAAACCGATTTCGACAGTCCATGCATGATCCTCTATACCAGCGGCACGACTGGTGTGCCCAAGGGCGCCATCATCACACATGGAATGCTGTTCTGGAATTCCATCAACACCAGTATGCGCTTGAATATCGTGCAGGCCGACCGCACCCTGACGTTCGCTCCCTTTTTCCATACCGGGGGCTGGAACGTGCTGACCACGCCATTTCTGCATCGGGGTGCGCATGTTATTCTGCTCAAGAAATTCGACCCCGCGCATATTCTTACCCTCTGTGATACCGCCAGGATAAGTATTCTGTTTGGTGTGCCGACGATGATGGATATGATGGCCCATGCCGAAAACTTCGATGCCGTGAAGCTCGACAGCGTGCGCTACGCCATTGTCGGGGGAGAGCCCATGCCAGTCGCACTGATCCGCACCTGGCAGGAAAAGGGCGTCCCAATTCGCCAGGGGTATGGCCTCACGGAATTCGGTCCGAACGTGTTCTCGCTCAATGAAACGGATGCAGAACGGAAAATCGGTTCCATCGGTTTCCCGAACTTCTATATCGATACGCGCGTGGTGGATGAGAAGGGAAATGACTGCGCCGACGATGAAATCGGGGAACTGCTGCTGCGCGGTCCGGTGTGTACACCGGGGTACTGGAACAATCCTGACGCAACGGCGGCTGCCCTGCATGAGGGGTGGCTGCGCACGGGGGACCTCGTTCGCAGGGATGCAGAAGGATATTTTTACGTCGTTGACCGGAAGAAAGACATGTTCATCAGTGGAGCGGAAAATGTTTATCCCGCGGAGATCGAACACTTTCTTCGGCAGCATCCCGACATCGAAGCCGTCGCAGTGACCGGCGTGCCCGATGAGCGCTGGGGGGAAGTCGGCAAGGCGTGGGTTGTCCTGCGTGAAGGCGCTGCGCTCTCGGAGGACGATATTCTGGCATACTGCCATGGCAAGCTTGCGAAATATAAGATCCCGCAGCATGTAGCCTTCCTGGAAGCGCTGCCTGTCAGCGATAGTGGTAAAATCCTCAAGAAACAGCTCAGACAGATGCATGATGAAAGGTAA
- a CDS encoding antibiotic biosynthesis monooxygenase, translated as MKNAQAVSEIDHHDPLIANPPENTEGPFTTVVRRTVRKGKEEDFESWLKGIMNDALGFEGHLGTGIIRPSKKSRPEYIIVFRFDTYEHLMAWETSDVRRQWVQRVQSLITGETKVQRHTGLEYWFTVPDHPGSAPPPRIKMAFVTWLALFPLVLIVPPLLLNIVGALPNWGQVMIIAAVMVLLMTYVVMPQMTRLFSRWLYK; from the coding sequence ATGAAAAACGCGCAAGCCGTCTCCGAAATAGATCATCACGATCCGCTGATAGCGAATCCTCCTGAAAACACCGAAGGTCCTTTCACCACCGTTGTACGTCGTACCGTGCGCAAGGGGAAAGAGGAAGACTTCGAATCCTGGCTGAAGGGCATCATGAACGATGCTCTCGGTTTCGAGGGACATCTCGGAACCGGCATCATCCGTCCATCGAAAAAATCACGGCCGGAATACATCATTGTGTTCCGCTTCGATACCTACGAGCATCTCATGGCGTGGGAAACGTCCGACGTGCGACGCCAGTGGGTGCAGCGCGTGCAATCGCTTATCACCGGGGAAACCAAGGTGCAGCGCCATACCGGGCTCGAATACTGGTTTACCGTTCCGGATCATCCCGGCAGTGCACCGCCCCCACGCATCAAAATGGCTTTCGTCACCTGGCTGGCCCTCTTCCCGCTCGTCCTCATCGTCCCCCCCCTCCTCCTGAATATTGTCGGTGCCTTGCCGAACTGGGGCCAGGTCATGATCATTGCTGCCGTCATGGTTCTGCTCATGACATATGTCGTCATGCCACAGATGACCCGGCTGTTCTCCCGATGGCTGTATAAGTAG
- a CDS encoding IPT/TIG domain-containing protein: protein MKFRLLPFFLVAAMMVFVACSDDDDNNGVTPDDYTISISNLVPISGPIGSYVRVKGSNFGTEVGDLNITFGGIDITAESVTDAEILLRVPAELPIGTVNIVIQRMTGNKKTLQFTVVDPIVGEWISEGEDHVAPLLYGDPFLVRKIVATFKADGSYIVVQTDSMGVSTTLTGVYTAVEGGAAAPNDNIRMITAEQGQPTSITAEGIYEVGVGQQDVTMQYEVVQTEPSIGVTKPTPEGGFGSSAGGLLGTANVQKYVKVQ from the coding sequence ATGAAATTTCGTCTACTCCCGTTTTTCCTTGTTGCGGCCATGATGGTATTCGTGGCGTGTTCCGATGACGACGACAACAACGGCGTTACACCCGACGATTACACCATTTCGATCAGTAACCTCGTTCCCATTTCGGGTCCCATCGGTTCGTATGTCCGCGTCAAAGGTTCAAACTTTGGTACCGAAGTCGGAGATCTGAACATCACATTTGGTGGTATCGATATTACAGCAGAAAGCGTCACGGACGCAGAAATCCTGCTTCGCGTTCCTGCGGAGCTGCCGATCGGTACTGTCAACATCGTCATTCAGCGCATGACAGGGAACAAAAAGACGCTGCAGTTTACGGTCGTCGATCCCATCGTGGGAGAGTGGATTTCGGAAGGAGAGGACCATGTCGCACCGCTGCTCTATGGCGATCCTTTCCTCGTACGGAAGATTGTCGCGACGTTCAAGGCTGACGGATCCTACATCGTCGTGCAGACGGATTCGATGGGTGTCAGCACGACGCTCACCGGTGTGTATACCGCCGTCGAAGGAGGAGCCGCAGCTCCCAATGACAATATTCGGATGATCACGGCCGAGCAGGGACAGCCTACGAGTATCACCGCCGAGGGTATCTATGAAGTCGGCGTCGGACAGCAGGATGTCACCATGCAATACGAGGTCGTGCAGACCGAGCCCTCGATTGGCGTCACGAAGCCGACACCGGAAGGTGGCTTCGGCAGCAGTGCAGGCGGGCTACTCGGAACGGCAAACGTACAGAAGTACGTCAAGGTGCAGTAA